From the Leucobacter tenebrionis genome, one window contains:
- a CDS encoding phosphatidate cytidylyltransferase → MAGSDRRDELRSAIESRRAQLEATNARIEARAGRNLFFAILSGLVFAVVFLASLLLVKQVFVLLVVLLVAVALVELAAAFRVAGRRVPRVGVVLGGLVVVGGAYFWGAEGMLLGLFAGSALLTVWRLVEGLVPAWETPPRTLVRDVFSGLFTLVYVAFLASFAVLLVDVDGGEWWVFALVLIVVSVDVGAYAAGVTLGKHKMTPRISPNKTWEGFAGAAVVATAVGVGVSVLALQQPWWVGIVLGVVVLITATMGDLTESLIKRNLGVKDMSSWIPGHGGFLDRLDSLLPSAVGVYGVALVLGVA, encoded by the coding sequence ATGGCCGGTTCTGACAGGCGCGACGAGTTGCGCAGCGCGATCGAGAGCAGGCGCGCGCAGCTCGAGGCGACCAACGCCAGGATCGAGGCCCGGGCCGGGCGCAACCTGTTCTTCGCGATACTGTCGGGCCTCGTGTTCGCAGTGGTCTTCCTCGCGAGCCTGCTGCTCGTGAAGCAGGTGTTCGTACTGCTCGTGGTGCTGCTCGTCGCGGTGGCGCTGGTCGAGCTCGCGGCCGCGTTCCGGGTTGCGGGCCGGCGAGTGCCACGCGTCGGCGTCGTGCTCGGGGGCCTGGTGGTCGTCGGCGGCGCCTACTTCTGGGGCGCCGAGGGCATGCTGCTCGGGCTGTTCGCCGGCTCGGCGCTGCTCACGGTCTGGCGGCTGGTCGAGGGCCTGGTGCCGGCGTGGGAGACGCCGCCCCGCACGCTGGTGCGCGACGTGTTCTCGGGCCTGTTCACGCTGGTCTACGTCGCGTTCCTCGCGTCGTTCGCGGTGCTGCTCGTCGATGTCGACGGCGGCGAGTGGTGGGTGTTCGCGCTCGTGCTCATCGTGGTCTCGGTCGATGTCGGGGCATACGCCGCGGGTGTCACGCTGGGCAAGCACAAGATGACGCCGAGGATCAGCCCGAACAAGACCTGGGAGGGCTTCGCGGGCGCGGCCGTCGTGGCGACCGCGGTCGGTGTCGGCGTGTCGGTGCTGGCACTCCAGCAGCCCTGGTGGGTCGGGATCGTGCTCGGCGTCGTGGTGCTGATCACGGCGACCATGGGGGATCTCACCGAGTCGCTCATCAAACGAAACCTGGGAGTGAAAGACATGAGTTCCTGGATCCCCGGTCACGGGGGGTTCCTCGATCGGCTCGACTCGCTGCTGCCGTCGGCCGTCGGAGTCTACGGCGTCGCGCTCGTGCTGGGGGTGGCGTGA
- the thiM gene encoding hydroxyethylthiazole kinase translates to MTRTHDHLSASSGALLSRLRIESPLVQCLTNTVTTNLVANAVLAVGGSPAMVDIPGEAGVFAGTAGAVLINVGTPSAEQRGAMIEAARAASQAGTPWVLDPVGIGLPVRTDLVRELMSLRPTAIRGNASEIRALAGFGASVRGVDATDAVDDAQDAAVEIAQSCGAVVAVSGTVDLVTDGTSMTRISNGTELFTRITGAGCALGGVLAAFLAIGDDRLSATTAACLAYTVAGELAAERADLPGSFAVALLDSLGGLGAAQLHERARLS, encoded by the coding sequence ATGACGCGCACGCATGACCACCTGTCCGCTTCATCCGGGGCACTGCTCTCCAGGCTGCGGATCGAATCTCCACTGGTGCAGTGCCTGACCAACACGGTCACCACGAACCTCGTCGCCAATGCCGTGCTCGCGGTGGGCGGCAGCCCCGCGATGGTCGATATTCCGGGCGAGGCCGGGGTATTCGCCGGAACCGCAGGAGCCGTGCTGATCAATGTCGGCACCCCGTCTGCAGAACAGCGCGGCGCGATGATCGAGGCCGCCCGCGCAGCCTCGCAGGCCGGCACTCCCTGGGTGCTCGATCCGGTCGGGATCGGGCTGCCCGTCCGCACCGATCTGGTGCGCGAACTGATGTCGCTGAGGCCGACGGCGATCCGGGGAAACGCCTCGGAGATCCGTGCGCTGGCGGGGTTCGGGGCGAGCGTCCGCGGCGTCGACGCCACGGACGCCGTGGACGATGCGCAGGACGCCGCGGTCGAGATCGCGCAGTCGTGCGGGGCCGTGGTCGCTGTGTCCGGCACCGTCGATCTGGTGACGGACGGCACGAGCATGACCCGCATCTCGAACGGCACGGAGCTGTTCACGCGGATCACCGGAGCCGGGTGTGCGCTCGGCGGTGTGCTCGCCGCGTTCCTCGCCATCGGCGACGATCGGCTGTCTGCCACGACCGCGGCGTGCCTGGCATACACGGTGGCGGGCGAGCTGGCCGCCGAACGCGCAGATCTGCCTGGTTCGTTCGCCGTCGCGCTGCTGGACTCCCTCGGCGGCCTCGGCGCGGCGCAGCTGCACGAACGGGCGAGGCTGTCATGA
- the frr gene encoding ribosome recycling factor, protein MNRAVEAAKEGFATVRTGRANPALLQNLQVDYYGTPTPLSQLASVQNQDARSLIVTPYDKGAMKGIEQAIRDMPNLGANPSNDGNVIRVTLPELTEERRKEFVKIVKGRAEDARVAIRNVRRSGKDDLDALKSEIGEDEVARAEKELESVTKQFIDQVDDALKRKEAELLEV, encoded by the coding sequence ATGAACAGGGCGGTCGAGGCCGCGAAGGAGGGCTTCGCTACGGTGCGCACCGGCCGCGCCAACCCGGCCCTGCTGCAGAACCTGCAGGTCGACTACTACGGCACCCCGACGCCGCTGTCGCAGCTGGCGTCCGTGCAGAATCAGGATGCCCGCAGCCTGATCGTCACACCCTACGACAAGGGCGCGATGAAGGGCATCGAGCAGGCGATCCGCGACATGCCGAACCTGGGGGCGAACCCCTCGAACGACGGCAATGTGATCCGCGTCACCCTGCCCGAGCTCACCGAGGAGCGCCGCAAGGAGTTCGTCAAGATCGTGAAGGGGCGTGCCGAGGACGCGCGAGTCGCGATCCGCAACGTGCGCCGCAGCGGCAAGGACGACCTCGACGCGCTCAAGAGCGAGATCGGCGAGGACGAGGTGGCTCGCGCCGAGAAGGAGCTCGAGTCGGTGACCAAGCAGTTCATCGACCAGGTCGATGACGCGCTCAAGCGCAAAGAAGCCGAACTGCTGGAGGTCTAA
- a CDS encoding ribonuclease H family protein produces the protein MTLTAAADGSALGNPGPAGWAWVIDGEQWRAGGWPRATNNQGELMAVLDLLHATADRAEEPLRVLCDSQYVINSVTQWMPGWKRRGWRKADGKPVLNRELLEQLDKALAGRDVRFEWVKGHAGHPLNEAADQRARAAATAFQLGREPDRGPGIAGSSIPTPEVAVSTPPAPPTLF, from the coding sequence GTGACGCTGACCGCTGCCGCCGACGGCTCGGCCCTCGGCAACCCCGGCCCCGCGGGCTGGGCATGGGTGATCGACGGCGAGCAATGGCGGGCCGGGGGCTGGCCGCGCGCCACCAACAATCAGGGCGAGCTCATGGCCGTGCTCGATCTGCTGCACGCGACGGCCGACCGCGCGGAAGAACCCCTGCGGGTGCTGTGCGACAGCCAGTACGTGATCAACTCGGTGACCCAGTGGATGCCCGGTTGGAAGCGCCGCGGCTGGCGCAAGGCCGACGGCAAGCCCGTGCTCAACCGTGAGCTGCTCGAGCAGCTCGACAAGGCCCTCGCGGGCCGCGATGTGCGCTTCGAGTGGGTGAAGGGGCACGCGGGCCATCCGCTCAACGAGGCGGCGGATCAGCGGGCGCGCGCAGCGGCTACGGCGTTCCAGCTCGGCCGAGAGCCGGACCGAGGGCCCGGTATCGCGGGATCCTCGATCCCGACCCCCGAGGTCGCCGTCTCGACTCCCCCGGCTCCCCCGACGCTCTTCTAG
- a CDS encoding YraN family protein, translating into MTRTPAHNQTLGAQGEMLAAAFLEQQGFIVLERNWRNRYGELDLVARDRSALVAVEVKTRTGTGYGSPLSAITARKAARIKRLLLDWAQDRGAHAPQLRVDAVGITMAPNDAPRIEHLRGLL; encoded by the coding sequence ATGACCCGCACACCAGCCCATAACCAGACCCTCGGCGCGCAGGGAGAGATGCTCGCCGCGGCCTTTCTCGAGCAGCAGGGATTCATCGTGCTCGAACGGAACTGGCGCAACCGCTACGGCGAGCTCGACCTCGTCGCTCGCGATCGTTCCGCGCTCGTCGCCGTCGAGGTGAAGACCCGCACGGGCACCGGATACGGCAGCCCGCTCTCGGCGATCACCGCTCGCAAAGCCGCGCGCATCAAGAGGCTGCTCCTCGACTGGGCGCAGGATCGCGGGGCGCACGCCCCGCAGCTGCGCGTCGACGCGGTGGGCATCACAATGGCCCCGAACGACGCGCCCCGCATCGAGCACCTGCGAGGCCTCCTGTGA
- a CDS encoding DivIVA domain-containing protein has translation MHSSFPLATGSQIGYQPEQVDAFLDRARAAYEGAGEASMTAEEVRRTAFAVKRGGYAARYVDAAMDRLEDVFFERERRARVRSEGEEAWWDETRQLLSEVRGRMQRPRGRRFRRRGIFATGYRRSQVDAFLDRIFDMFERRELGLSTAEVRDVVFHSQWRGYDEDQVDALLDSVVELILATR, from the coding sequence GTGCACTCCTCCTTCCCCCTCGCCACAGGCTCGCAGATCGGCTATCAGCCGGAACAGGTGGATGCCTTCCTCGATCGCGCTCGGGCGGCCTACGAGGGCGCCGGCGAGGCGTCGATGACAGCTGAGGAGGTCCGCCGTACGGCGTTCGCGGTGAAGCGCGGAGGATACGCGGCGCGTTACGTCGACGCCGCGATGGATCGGCTCGAGGACGTCTTCTTCGAGCGCGAGCGGCGCGCCCGCGTTCGATCCGAGGGCGAAGAGGCCTGGTGGGATGAGACCCGCCAGCTCCTCTCCGAGGTGCGCGGGCGCATGCAGCGGCCGCGGGGCAGGCGATTCCGCCGGCGCGGGATCTTCGCGACCGGTTACCGTCGCTCGCAGGTCGATGCTTTCCTCGACCGGATCTTCGACATGTTCGAGCGCCGCGAGCTCGGGCTGTCGACGGCGGAAGTGCGCGACGTGGTCTTCCACTCGCAGTGGCGGGGCTACGACGAGGATCAGGTCGACGCCCTGCTCGATTCCGTCGTCGAATTGATCCTCGCGACCCGCTGA
- the dprA gene encoding DNA-processing protein DprA: MNEHGEEKVRALLDVDADVRGRVIRLAPEAEAGQLESLFARAVWSRLVEPGDAVAGALVSILGATRALELLLASTAPRRVCEIARAEGAFESQPGTVAKALARWRLRLDRAASIGDLDRALDAGMSILAPGSPHWPSALDDLGRHAPLLLWTRGDASQLAAFSVAVVGARACTGYGAGVTAEFTEALCSAGAVIVSGAAYGIDAVAHRTALAVGSPTVAVLAGGADRAYPSSHGPLLTRITETGAVCSEMVPGAAPTRWRFLQRNRTIAALSRATLVTEAGVRSGSLNTAGHAAELGRPLGAVPGAVTSSASAGCHRLIRDYGAALVTNEAEVREFAGLGDDPVLFDAAAAGPAGAGSAGSGGSGGGSEGARQPALHRRVLDALPLRGARDLPAIARLAGVDEQEARGALAELELLGAVARRETPGSPGPAWALERRT, encoded by the coding sequence GTGAACGAGCACGGCGAGGAGAAGGTGCGTGCGCTGCTCGACGTCGACGCCGATGTGCGCGGGCGAGTGATCCGGCTCGCACCCGAGGCGGAGGCCGGGCAGCTGGAGAGCCTGTTCGCGCGTGCGGTGTGGTCGAGACTCGTGGAGCCGGGTGATGCGGTCGCGGGCGCCCTCGTGTCGATCCTGGGGGCCACTCGGGCTCTCGAACTGCTGCTGGCGTCGACCGCTCCCCGTCGGGTCTGCGAGATCGCTCGCGCAGAGGGGGCCTTCGAGTCGCAGCCGGGCACGGTCGCCAAGGCGCTCGCTCGCTGGCGGCTGCGTCTCGACCGAGCGGCGAGCATCGGCGACCTCGACCGCGCCCTCGATGCGGGGATGAGCATCCTGGCTCCGGGATCCCCGCACTGGCCGAGCGCGCTGGATGATCTCGGGCGGCACGCGCCCCTGCTGCTCTGGACGCGGGGCGATGCGTCTCAGCTCGCGGCGTTCTCGGTCGCGGTGGTGGGGGCGCGGGCGTGCACGGGGTACGGCGCCGGTGTGACGGCCGAGTTCACGGAGGCCCTGTGCTCCGCGGGCGCGGTCATCGTCTCCGGTGCGGCGTACGGGATCGATGCCGTCGCGCATCGCACGGCGCTCGCCGTCGGCTCGCCCACCGTCGCGGTGCTGGCCGGCGGCGCGGATCGCGCCTATCCGAGCTCGCACGGCCCCCTGCTGACGCGCATCACCGAGACGGGCGCGGTCTGCTCCGAGATGGTGCCGGGTGCGGCACCCACCCGGTGGCGATTCCTGCAGCGGAACCGAACGATCGCGGCTCTTTCCAGGGCCACGCTCGTCACCGAGGCCGGGGTGCGATCGGGGTCGCTCAACACGGCCGGGCATGCGGCGGAGCTGGGGCGCCCGCTCGGGGCGGTACCCGGAGCAGTGACCAGCTCTGCCTCGGCCGGGTGCCATCGCCTGATCCGCGACTACGGCGCCGCACTCGTCACGAACGAGGCGGAGGTCAGGGAGTTCGCGGGGCTCGGCGATGATCCCGTACTCTTCGACGCCGCGGCCGCGGGACCCGCCGGTGCCGGCAGTGCGGGTAGCGGCGGCAGCGGGGGCGGATCGGAGGGGGCGCGCCAGCCCGCGCTGCACCGGCGCGTGCTCGACGCGCTTCCGCTCCGGGGCGCCCGCGACCTCCCGGCAATCGCCCGGCTCGCCGGCGTCGACGAACAGGAGGCGAGGGGCGCACTCGCCGAACTCGAACTGCTCGGCGCCGTGGCGCGTCGCGAAACACCGGGCTCCCCCGGCCCCGCGTGGGCACTGGAACGGCGAACATAG
- a CDS encoding aggregation-promoting factor C-terminal-like domain-containing protein, giving the protein MPVVNSTPLSRWTRVKVPVAVLAVAGIFGGAVVAPFAMPSAPADAEAMAFQERIHQEFTPNVTEEADLVFTEVPAELSQAEQQRIKAEEEAKAAAKKEEEEAKKKSSSGGSSSSSSGSDSGGGAPPKYSGGGSPAEWMAAAGIAESDWGYVDYIASKESGWNPNATNASSGACGLIQALPCSKVPGNGYDPVDNLRWANGYAVSRYGSWAAAYDFWTSNHWW; this is encoded by the coding sequence GTGCCTGTCGTGAATTCCACCCCCCTGTCGCGCTGGACCCGTGTGAAGGTCCCCGTCGCCGTGCTCGCTGTCGCCGGAATCTTCGGTGGAGCGGTCGTCGCCCCGTTCGCAATGCCGAGCGCGCCCGCCGATGCCGAAGCAATGGCCTTCCAAGAGCGGATCCATCAGGAGTTCACTCCGAACGTCACGGAAGAGGCCGACCTCGTGTTCACCGAGGTGCCGGCGGAGCTCTCGCAGGCCGAGCAGCAGCGCATCAAGGCCGAAGAAGAGGCCAAGGCTGCCGCCAAGAAGGAGGAGGAGGAGGCGAAGAAGAAGTCTTCGTCCGGCGGCTCTTCCTCCTCTTCGTCGGGGAGCGATTCCGGCGGAGGCGCCCCTCCGAAGTACTCCGGCGGGGGCTCGCCCGCCGAGTGGATGGCTGCCGCGGGGATCGCAGAATCCGACTGGGGCTACGTCGACTACATCGCGTCGAAGGAGAGCGGCTGGAACCCCAACGCGACGAACGCGAGCTCGGGTGCGTGCGGCCTGATCCAGGCCCTGCCCTGCAGCAAGGTGCCCGGCAACGGCTACGACCCGGTCGACAACCTGCGCTGGGCGAACGGGTACGCGGTCAGCCGCTACGGCAGCTGGGCTGCGGCCTATGACTTCTGGACTTCCAACCACTGGTGGTGA
- the rpsB gene encoding 30S ribosomal protein S2, with translation MAVVTMRQLLDSGVHFGHQTRRWNPKMKRFIFTERSGIYIIDLQQSLGYIDAAYEFVKSTVARGGNILFVGTKKQAQEAIAEQATRVNQPYVNQRWLGGLLTNFQTVTGRLERMKELEQLDFEGTTSGFTKKELLLKKRELEKLQKSLGGIRNMSKTPSALWVVDTKKEHLAIDEAQKLGIPVIAILDTNCDPDEVTYPIPGNDDAIRSVALLTRVIADAVAEGLMERHQKPAEGAEAAAEPLAEWEVELLNAEKTEAPAESAEAATEAPAEAAAEAPAAE, from the coding sequence ATGGCCGTCGTCACCATGCGTCAGCTGCTCGACAGCGGTGTTCACTTCGGACACCAGACCCGCCGCTGGAACCCGAAGATGAAGCGCTTCATCTTCACCGAGCGCTCGGGCATCTACATCATCGATCTGCAGCAGTCGCTCGGCTACATCGATGCCGCCTACGAGTTCGTGAAGAGCACCGTCGCCCGCGGCGGCAACATCCTCTTCGTCGGCACCAAGAAGCAGGCCCAGGAAGCGATCGCCGAGCAGGCGACCCGCGTCAACCAGCCCTACGTCAACCAGCGCTGGCTCGGCGGCCTCCTCACCAACTTCCAGACCGTCACCGGGCGCCTCGAGCGCATGAAGGAGCTCGAGCAGCTCGACTTCGAGGGCACCACGAGCGGCTTCACCAAGAAGGAGCTGCTGCTCAAGAAGCGCGAGCTCGAGAAGCTGCAGAAGTCGCTCGGCGGCATCCGCAACATGAGCAAGACCCCGTCGGCTCTCTGGGTGGTCGACACCAAGAAGGAGCACCTCGCGATCGACGAGGCTCAGAAGCTCGGCATCCCGGTCATCGCGATCCTCGACACCAACTGCGATCCCGACGAGGTCACCTACCCGATCCCGGGCAACGACGACGCGATCCGCTCGGTCGCGCTGCTCACCCGCGTGATCGCCGACGCCGTCGCCGAGGGCCTCATGGAGCGTCACCAGAAGCCCGCCGAGGGTGCTGAGGCCGCTGCCGAGCCCCTCGCCGAGTGGGAGGTCGAGCTGCTGAACGCCGAGAAGACCGAGGCTCCCGCCGAGAGCGCCGAGGCCGCGACCGAGGCTCCCGCCGAGGCGGCTGCCGAGGCCCCCGCCGCCGAGTAA
- a CDS encoding YifB family Mg chelatase-like AAA ATPase, with amino-acid sequence MSRAVCRAAAITLTGLDGTAVMVEAAVSQQLPGMAIIGLPDTSLAEARLRVRSATAQLGMPVSERFVTVNLSPASLPKQGSGFDLAIALSALAALGHVPAHELSRTAHLGELGLDGELRRPAGLLPAAVAAHSLGFRRVMVPEVCSAEAALVPNLEVIAVADLAAAVGWYRGERDRARVLPGTGGERVAASAPATAFHGAEDSMLDMADVIGQPEAVEALVVAAAGRHHLSLLGPPGAGKTLLVSRLPSILPDLTDEESLTVSSIAALGGVSLTSLVNRPPMESPHHTASKVAIIGGGDSGGIRPGAITRACHGVLFLDEAPEFPGTVLDALRQPLESGRIEIHRARVHAVLPARTQLVLASNPCPCGNAGSRDPGAECGCSPSRRVKYLQRISGPLNDRIDLRLTVQRVPGVLLADTEATRPSSAELRRRVTMARGAAAERLRGTPWSTNAEVPGSWLRGSAARLPRADTVVLDRAYARGALTLRGYDRVLRVAWSIADLAGKPRPKRDEIAQALALRGGDPR; translated from the coding sequence GTGAGCCGCGCGGTCTGCCGCGCCGCGGCGATCACACTCACCGGACTCGATGGCACCGCCGTGATGGTCGAGGCCGCAGTGTCGCAGCAGCTCCCCGGCATGGCGATCATCGGACTCCCCGACACGAGTCTGGCCGAGGCGCGGTTGCGCGTGCGATCCGCCACCGCGCAGCTCGGCATGCCCGTCTCGGAGCGCTTCGTCACGGTGAATCTGAGCCCGGCCTCTCTGCCGAAGCAGGGCTCCGGTTTCGACCTCGCGATCGCCCTCTCCGCCCTGGCCGCGCTGGGCCACGTGCCGGCGCACGAGCTCTCGCGGACCGCGCACCTCGGCGAGCTTGGGCTCGACGGAGAGCTGCGCAGGCCCGCCGGTCTGCTGCCCGCGGCCGTGGCCGCGCACAGTCTCGGCTTCCGCCGCGTCATGGTGCCCGAGGTCTGCAGCGCCGAAGCAGCGCTCGTACCGAACCTCGAGGTGATCGCGGTAGCAGATCTCGCCGCCGCCGTGGGCTGGTATCGAGGCGAGCGCGACCGTGCGCGGGTTCTGCCCGGCACCGGCGGCGAGCGCGTCGCGGCGAGCGCACCGGCGACCGCATTCCACGGTGCGGAGGACTCGATGCTCGACATGGCCGATGTGATCGGGCAGCCCGAGGCCGTCGAGGCGCTCGTGGTCGCCGCTGCGGGTCGGCACCATCTGTCGCTGCTCGGACCGCCCGGGGCGGGCAAGACCCTGCTCGTGTCCCGGCTGCCCTCGATCCTCCCCGATCTCACGGACGAGGAGTCGCTGACCGTGAGCAGCATCGCGGCCCTGGGCGGCGTGTCGCTCACCTCGCTCGTGAACCGTCCGCCCATGGAGTCGCCGCACCACACGGCTTCCAAGGTGGCGATCATCGGCGGGGGCGACAGCGGCGGGATACGCCCGGGGGCGATCACTCGGGCCTGCCACGGGGTGCTGTTCCTCGACGAGGCTCCCGAGTTTCCCGGCACGGTGCTCGACGCGCTGCGGCAACCGCTTGAATCCGGCCGCATCGAGATTCATCGCGCCAGGGTCCACGCCGTGCTTCCGGCTCGCACTCAACTGGTGCTGGCCTCGAATCCGTGCCCGTGCGGCAATGCCGGGTCGCGGGATCCCGGCGCCGAGTGCGGCTGCTCGCCGAGCAGGCGGGTGAAGTATCTGCAGCGCATCTCGGGTCCGCTCAACGATCGCATCGATTTGCGACTCACTGTGCAACGGGTGCCGGGCGTGCTGCTCGCCGATACGGAAGCGACCCGCCCCTCGAGTGCCGAGCTGCGGCGCCGTGTGACCATGGCTCGCGGGGCGGCGGCCGAGCGGCTGCGGGGAACTCCGTGGAGCACGAACGCGGAGGTGCCCGGCAGCTGGCTCCGGGGCTCGGCCGCGAGACTGCCGCGAGCCGACACCGTCGTGCTCGACCGCGCGTACGCCAGAGGGGCACTGACGCTGAGGGGCTACGACCGGGTGCTGCGCGTCGCATGGAGCATCGCGGACCTCGCGGGCAAGCCCAGGCCGAAACGGGACGAGATCGCGCAGGCGCTCGCGCTTCGGGGTGGTGATCCCCGGTGA
- the pyrH gene encoding UMP kinase, protein MTETPHKRRVLLKLSGEAFGGGTLGVNPDVVSQIAREIAAAMDDAEVAVVVGGGNFFRGAELSQRGMDRARADYMGMLGTVMNALALQDFLEQAGVSSRVQSAITMTQVAETYIPLRAIRHLEKGRVVIFGAGAGLPYFSTDTVAAQRALEIHADEVLVAKNGVDGVYTADPNKDPDATLIEEITYGDALVQGLKVVDSTSFSLCMDNGMPMRVFGMEPAGNVTEAIRGKQLGTLVHR, encoded by the coding sequence ATGACCGAGACCCCACATAAGCGTCGAGTGCTGCTGAAGCTTTCGGGGGAGGCCTTCGGGGGAGGGACGCTGGGGGTGAACCCCGACGTGGTCAGCCAGATCGCCCGCGAGATCGCGGCGGCGATGGACGACGCCGAGGTCGCGGTCGTGGTCGGCGGGGGGAACTTCTTCCGCGGCGCCGAGCTCTCGCAGCGCGGCATGGATCGAGCTCGCGCGGACTACATGGGGATGCTCGGCACGGTGATGAACGCGCTGGCGCTGCAGGACTTCCTCGAGCAGGCGGGCGTCTCGAGCCGCGTGCAGTCGGCGATCACCATGACGCAGGTCGCGGAGACCTACATCCCGCTGCGCGCGATCCGGCACCTCGAGAAGGGGCGCGTGGTGATCTTCGGCGCGGGCGCCGGTCTGCCGTACTTCTCGACCGATACCGTCGCCGCGCAGCGCGCGCTCGAGATCCACGCCGACGAGGTGCTCGTCGCGAAGAACGGCGTCGACGGCGTCTACACCGCGGATCCGAACAAGGATCCCGACGCGACCCTCATCGAGGAGATCACCTACGGGGATGCCCTGGTGCAGGGGCTGAAGGTCGTCGACTCGACCTCGTTCAGCCTGTGCATGGACAACGGCATGCCGATGCGCGTGTTCGGCATGGAGCCCGCGGGCAACGTGACCGAGGCGATCCGCGGCAAGCAGCTCGGCACCCTCGTGCACCGCTAA
- the tsf gene encoding translation elongation factor Ts, whose amino-acid sequence MAAVSMAAVKELRERLGAGMVDSKNALVEADGDIEKAIEILRLKGLKGVAKRGDREASEGLVAVKQSEGAATLIELVCETDFVAKNEKFLALSERVLDAVVAAGAKTTEEALAAPAEGKTVAELITDEAAIIGERIELRKVTRIEAPATAVYLHRTSKDLPPQIGVIVGYEGADDKAALSIAQHISFADPLYVTREEVPEADVEKEREIVTEISKNEGKPEAALPKIVEGRLNAFFKQVVLGEQVHALDSDKRDVKKVADAAGITVTAFARGKVGA is encoded by the coding sequence ATGGCTGCAGTGAGCATGGCCGCTGTGAAGGAACTGCGCGAGCGCCTCGGCGCCGGCATGGTCGATAGCAAGAACGCACTCGTCGAGGCCGACGGCGACATCGAGAAGGCCATCGAGATCCTGCGTCTCAAGGGCCTGAAGGGCGTCGCGAAGCGCGGCGACCGCGAGGCGAGCGAGGGGCTCGTCGCCGTCAAGCAGTCGGAGGGCGCTGCGACGCTCATCGAGCTCGTCTGCGAGACCGACTTCGTCGCGAAGAACGAGAAGTTCCTCGCCCTCTCCGAGCGCGTGCTCGACGCCGTTGTGGCGGCCGGTGCGAAGACCACCGAGGAGGCCCTCGCGGCCCCCGCGGAGGGCAAGACCGTCGCCGAGCTCATCACCGATGAGGCCGCCATCATCGGCGAGCGCATCGAGCTGCGCAAGGTCACGCGCATCGAGGCTCCGGCCACCGCCGTCTACCTCCACCGCACCTCGAAGGATCTGCCCCCGCAGATCGGCGTGATCGTGGGCTACGAGGGTGCCGACGACAAGGCTGCGCTGAGCATCGCCCAGCACATCTCCTTCGCCGACCCGCTCTACGTCACCCGCGAAGAGGTGCCGGAGGCCGACGTCGAGAAGGAGCGCGAGATCGTCACCGAGATCTCGAAGAACGAGGGCAAGCCCGAGGCTGCTCTGCCGAAGATCGTCGAGGGGCGCCTGAACGCGTTCTTCAAGCAGGTCGTGCTGGGCGAGCAGGTGCACGCACTCGATTCCGACAAGCGCGACGTGAAGAAGGTCGCCGACGCCGCGGGGATCACCGTCACCGCTTTCGCGCGCGGCAAGGTGGGCGCCTAA
- a CDS encoding ATP/GTP-binding protein, with the protein MARSRRVNKYQRAAENPPRDVTRLAYGGARKEMRRGTEWFVREVPAHRAEKSYRCPVCANEVPPGQAHVVAWSAEHFFGDDAAVRDRRHYHLYCWQAG; encoded by the coding sequence GTGGCGCGTAGTCGTCGCGTCAACAAGTATCAGCGAGCCGCGGAGAACCCGCCTCGAGACGTCACCCGCCTCGCCTACGGCGGAGCGCGCAAGGAGATGCGTCGCGGAACGGAGTGGTTCGTCCGAGAGGTGCCCGCTCACCGCGCGGAGAAGAGCTACCGCTGCCCGGTCTGCGCGAACGAGGTGCCGCCCGGCCAGGCGCACGTCGTGGCGTGGAGTGCCGAGCACTTCTTCGGCGATGACGCCGCGGTGCGCGACCGTCGGCACTACCACCTCTACTGCTGGCAGGCCGGCTAG